A segment of the Nilaparvata lugens isolate BPH chromosome X, ASM1435652v1, whole genome shotgun sequence genome:
TTTGATAGTGCGGATAAAATACTGATAGGTCTCAGGTCTTCAACTCTATTTAGAGATGGAACTTTATTCAAAGGACGAACTAGAGCAGCCTTCCAACTTTGAAGAAAAGATCCGTTCTTAAGAGACTttggtggattcacggaggatcggcagccttgataCATTTTCGTTCCGTTTCTCCTGTTCCGTGGCGTTCGAGCTGAACGCAATTACCTCGTCtcgtttcgtgatatatgtacaatatcatataggcctacgcataaagacaggatatcgtcagcagtaacttctacacacgagatacagtccacttcctcgcgagttccaaggttagtgcaaattaaagacttacttttggggctgtcgacgttttcgtgaattaaatctcaactgtaccccaatccataggtttggggacaggacgaGATTACCACATGGAGTTTCTTAAACGTTTTCCAGAATGGGGTTCGGCTCAGAGATGGACGGGTGTGGACAATTTGTGAAATATAGTATGTTTGCTGCCAACTTTGTCATATTTGTGGGTAGCATAACAGTGTTCGGAATTGGCATCTGGACTCTGATGGACAAATCGTTCATCAATGAGTTGCTGGGCACAAATCTGTTCATGGGTGCCGTCTACATTCTCATTGCGACAGGAGCCCTCGTGTCTCTAATCGCGTTCTTCGGATGTCTGGGCGCCATCAAGGAGATCAAGTGTATGCTGCTAACTTACTTCATCATCATCCTGATAATTTTCGTTGTGATGCTGGTTGGCGGAATACTGGGCTATGTTTTCAAGGAGAAGGTCAGGTACACCATGGAGCAAGAAATGTACAGCTCCATCAAATTCTACAATGAGAAGAGAAACATCAGACGAGCATGGGATGATACACAGGAAAATTTGCAATGCTGCGGCGTGACCAGCTATGCGGACTGGAAAGGAAACATTCCTGACAGTTGTTGCCGAGAAATCGAGGGAAAGAAAATTCCTTGCAAAAACTTTCAAACCCAACTGAATATCTATACCGACGGCTGTTTGAATGTGACCGAAATTTTTGTCAAGGATCATGCGTCTATATTGGGAGCAGCCGGTATATCTGTTTCATGCCTTATGCTATTCGGACTGGCTTTTGCTTTCATCTTATTCAAGATAATAGAATGAACTGCGAGATTGTATGGTTATTGTTCCATTGCTGCCGGGGTGGACTTCTAATAATATTACTGAttgtatttattgttgtattttatagtatttattgatagaattctattgATGACATTATTTTTTAAGATAGTATAGGCCTATATCAATGTTATTCACCAAAATTTGCTGGCGCTCTTGAGCTACACATGGTCCGACCAGGCCTGGGATATGTTCTATTTCcaagagatttatttttcaatttaaatttcaattcgttaatagtagagttacttgttgatacatg
Coding sequences within it:
- the LOC111045161 gene encoding tetraspanin-9-like, which gives rise to MGFGSEMDGCGQFVKYSMFAANFVIFVGSITVFGIGIWTLMDKSFINELLGTNLFMGAVYILIATGALVSLIAFFGCLGAIKEIKCMLLTYFIIILIIFVVMLVGGILGYVFKEKVRYTMEQEMYSSIKFYNEKRNIRRAWDDTQENLQCCGVTSYADWKGNIPDSCCREIEGKKIPCKNFQTQLNIYTDGCLNVTEIFVKDHASILGAAGISVSCLMLFGLAFAFILFKIIE